The Desulfosporosinus acidiphilus SJ4 genome has a window encoding:
- a CDS encoding MarR family winged helix-turn-helix transcriptional regulator, with product MEGFRFSLRDLPQRDILDKFSKRFPNLNKESVESCIALLRTASDISKLFESNFAKHGLSEGRFTILMLLYRQDNHLLSPASLSQKAEVTRATMTGLISGLETQGFIEKVPNPNDQRGYLVHLCQKGLDLLNEILPNHYMLNASIMSGLEQSQLNELMSLLNALRLNLPNTIQGE from the coding sequence TTGGAAGGATTTAGATTTAGTTTAAGGGACCTACCGCAACGGGATATATTAGATAAATTTTCAAAACGTTTTCCAAATCTAAATAAAGAATCAGTTGAGAGCTGCATTGCTTTATTAAGAACTGCTTCTGACATATCTAAACTTTTTGAGAGTAACTTTGCAAAACATGGTTTGTCCGAAGGTAGATTTACAATTTTAATGCTTTTGTATCGTCAGGACAATCATTTGCTGTCTCCCGCATCGCTGAGTCAGAAGGCTGAAGTTACCAGAGCAACCATGACAGGACTTATTAGTGGTCTTGAAACTCAAGGTTTCATAGAAAAAGTCCCTAATCCTAATGACCAGAGAGGTTATTTAGTTCATCTTTGTCAAAAGGGATTAGATTTATTGAATGAAATTCTGCCCAATCATTATATGTTGAACGCTTCGATTATGTCTGGACTAGAACAAAGTCAGTTAAACGAGTTAATGTCTTTATTAAATGCCTTAAGATTAAATTTACCAAATACAATTCAGGGGGAATGA
- a CDS encoding nitroreductase family protein, which yields MSIDQNLDEIIKARRSIRLFTSEMPTKEDIKAIIQAGVLAPFAGLANTGKDGRKFIVVSRNNPLINQLSSVVKNRAGVFAEQFNAQTNSNPILRAQGQGFLKRLEMTAQQGPLGIGSAPYYIVVAEKRGIPDVQHKSLAHCMENMWLKATALGLGFHLVTITTQMEQDNEFCNLLSLPFGEYRLDGCAIGFPAQNPPQPIRSSIDDVTTWFL from the coding sequence ATGTCAATTGACCAAAATCTTGATGAGATCATTAAAGCTCGCCGTTCTATTCGTCTGTTTACTTCTGAGATGCCTACTAAAGAGGACATTAAAGCCATTATACAAGCTGGAGTTTTAGCTCCCTTTGCAGGTTTAGCAAATACAGGTAAGGATGGACGCAAATTTATTGTTGTTTCCAGAAACAATCCACTTATTAACCAATTATCAAGCGTAGTAAAGAATCGGGCTGGTGTCTTTGCCGAACAATTTAATGCCCAAACAAATTCAAATCCAATACTCCGGGCTCAGGGACAGGGATTCTTAAAACGTTTGGAAATGACTGCTCAGCAAGGACCTTTAGGTATTGGAAGTGCACCATATTATATAGTGGTCGCAGAAAAAAGAGGAATACCCGATGTACAACACAAATCACTTGCCCATTGCATGGAAAATATGTGGTTAAAAGCAACGGCATTAGGGTTAGGTTTTCATTTAGTTACAATCACTACCCAAATGGAGCAAGATAATGAGTTTTGTAATCTACTTAGTCTCCCGTTTGGAGAGTACAGATTAGACGGATGTGCAATTGGATTTCCAGCACAAAATCCTCCCCAACCAATACGTTCCAGCATAGATGACGTGACCACCTGGTTTCTGTAA
- a CDS encoding TrmH family RNA methyltransferase — MSNIIEISDFSSSNLDVFARLTETQLRNRLEPEMGIFIAESTKVIGLALDAGCEPISLLMERKYIAGQAHGIITRCGDVPVYTADSNMLAGLTGFQLTRGVLCAMRRPHLPSVEEACAGASRVAVLEGIADSTNVGAIFRSAAALGIDTVLLTPSCCDPLCRRAVRVSMGTIFQVPWARIGSEPSQWPQQGMKSLRKLGFKTVAMALNDNAVSIDDPQLMAEEKLAIVLGSEGNGLAPCTIADCDYTACIPMSHNVDSLNVAAASAVAFWQLRVR, encoded by the coding sequence ATGTCAAATATCATTGAGATAAGCGATTTTTCATCGTCCAATTTGGATGTCTTTGCTCGCCTGACGGAAACGCAGCTGCGCAACCGGTTGGAGCCGGAGATGGGCATCTTTATTGCGGAGAGTACCAAGGTAATTGGACTTGCCCTCGACGCTGGATGCGAACCTATTTCACTTTTGATGGAGCGCAAATACATTGCAGGGCAGGCGCACGGTATAATCACCCGCTGCGGAGATGTCCCCGTCTATACTGCCGATAGCAACATGCTAGCAGGGCTGACTGGCTTTCAGCTGACCCGCGGTGTGCTGTGTGCCATGCGGCGTCCTCATCTACCCAGCGTTGAGGAGGCGTGTGCCGGTGCAAGTCGAGTGGCTGTGCTTGAAGGTATTGCGGACTCTACCAACGTCGGTGCCATTTTTCGCTCGGCTGCGGCGCTAGGCATCGATACCGTGTTGCTTACCCCCTCATGCTGTGACCCACTGTGCCGGCGTGCGGTGAGGGTGAGCATGGGTACCATCTTCCAAGTGCCATGGGCCCGTATTGGCAGCGAGCCCTCGCAGTGGCCGCAGCAGGGCATGAAGAGTCTGCGCAAGCTGGGTTTTAAGACCGTTGCCATGGCTTTAAATGATAACGCTGTCAGCATAGACGATCCGCAGCTTATGGCAGAGGAAAAGCTTGCTATCGTATTGGGTTCAGAAGGTAATGGACTGGCGCCCTGCACGATTGCTGACTGCGATTACACCGCGTGCATCCCCATGTCCCATAACGTAGACTCTCTGAACGTTGCTGCAGCCAGCGCCGTGGCCTTTTGGCAACTCAGGGTCCGGTAA